The Prevotella fusca JCM 17724 genome includes a window with the following:
- a CDS encoding HU domain-containing protein, with protein MIKLDRHIEILLLENDCVIVPGLGGFVAHHVSARYDERDGLFLPPYRTLGFNAQLRMNDSLLAQSYVDAYDLSYPEALRTIEHEVDEIYHTLGEEGSFELNDLGRLFRNSEGNLEFEPFESGILTPLYYGLSSFDFVKNVAGNSEDGVPTIVDVKSQKHGVIYVDDSDGNNKRLSISMRAVRNIAAAAVFLTAVLLVAFPTSTRKGMPEQQVKSGVLYNIFDSSDTPNASEQSKPLRATSQVSALDHHQAAPTTSSHYWAIVMASHITESNARAFVARLQKSGLEDSRVYEGTESTKVLYGYFSSQKEAHEKMKAINSTTEFKEAWIIEIGK; from the coding sequence GTGATAAAACTCGACCGACATATTGAGATACTCTTGTTGGAGAATGACTGTGTCATTGTTCCAGGGTTAGGAGGCTTTGTTGCCCATCATGTTTCTGCAAGATATGATGAGCGGGATGGCTTGTTCCTGCCGCCTTATCGTACCCTTGGCTTTAATGCACAGCTAAGGATGAACGACTCGTTGCTGGCACAGTCGTATGTGGATGCATACGATTTAAGCTATCCTGAAGCTCTGCGGACAATAGAGCATGAGGTTGATGAAATTTATCATACATTGGGTGAAGAGGGTTCGTTTGAACTGAATGACCTCGGTCGACTCTTCAGGAATAGCGAGGGGAACTTAGAGTTTGAACCCTTTGAAAGCGGTATTCTCACACCTTTATATTATGGTTTGAGTAGTTTCGACTTTGTCAAGAATGTTGCCGGCAATAGTGAGGATGGAGTGCCAACAATAGTTGATGTAAAATCGCAGAAGCATGGAGTTATCTATGTAGATGACTCTGATGGCAATAACAAGCGTCTCAGTATCAGTATGCGTGCGGTGCGTAACATTGCTGCGGCAGCTGTATTCCTCACCGCTGTGCTTCTCGTTGCTTTTCCTACAAGTACCCGTAAGGGAATGCCCGAACAGCAAGTCAAGAGCGGCGTACTTTACAATATCTTCGACTCCAGCGATACGCCAAATGCCTCTGAACAGAGCAAGCCGTTGAGGGCTACCAGTCAGGTTTCGGCTCTCGACCATCATCAGGCTGCCCCTACAACCTCATCTCACTATTGGGCTATCGTTATGGCAAGCCACATTACGGAAAGTAATGCACGTGCTTTTGTTGCCCGATTGCAGAAGAGTGGTCTTGAAGATTCACGTGTCTATGAAGGGACTGAAAGCACAAAGGTTCTTTACGGCTACTTCTCAAGTCAGAAGGAGGCTCATGAGAAGATGAAGGCTATCAATTCCACAACCGAGTTCAAGGAGGCATGGATAATTGAGATTGGAAAGTAA
- a CDS encoding MORN repeat-containing protein, producing MRNKYIIILLFFIPACLFAQKIETGSCTTKDGGSYQGQMFRGKPNGRGKTVYKKGNVYEGEYMKGLRQGEGTYTFVDGEKYIGQWFQDQQHGQGVYYFANGNRYDGLWYKDYQQGQGTMYYYNGDKYIGNWEHDKRSGEGKYIFANGALYEGSWKNDMKNGHGSFKWPDNSSFTGNWVNNLKEGRGIYIYADGDEYNGEWKNDLQNGKGIYKFKDGESYEGEYVDGERTGQGIFRYKNGDQYSGHFLKGVKSGFGTMSWRNGDIYTGYWEKDMQNGQGKLTKKNKDVYEGQFRNGVVEGLVIIHYADGGKFRGSYHNGKRNGTAVEESASGVRFEGSYRDDRRDGKFIERDKNGNVTASGYYENGKRYTN from the coding sequence GTGAGAAATAAATATATCATCATATTGTTATTTTTTATCCCTGCTTGTCTTTTTGCACAGAAGATAGAGACGGGTTCATGTACGACCAAGGATGGAGGCAGCTATCAGGGGCAGATGTTCCGTGGGAAACCTAATGGTAGAGGAAAAACCGTCTATAAGAAAGGTAATGTGTATGAAGGAGAGTATATGAAGGGATTACGCCAGGGCGAGGGTACCTATACTTTCGTTGATGGAGAGAAATATATCGGTCAGTGGTTCCAGGACCAACAGCACGGACAAGGTGTTTATTATTTTGCCAATGGCAACCGCTATGACGGCTTATGGTATAAGGATTATCAGCAGGGGCAAGGAACAATGTATTATTACAATGGTGACAAGTACATAGGCAACTGGGAACATGATAAACGCAGTGGTGAGGGAAAGTATATCTTTGCCAATGGCGCTCTCTATGAGGGCTCATGGAAGAATGATATGAAGAACGGACATGGTAGCTTTAAATGGCCGGATAACTCGTCATTCACAGGAAACTGGGTTAATAATCTGAAAGAAGGCAGAGGAATTTACATTTATGCTGACGGTGACGAGTATAATGGTGAGTGGAAGAATGATTTGCAGAACGGGAAAGGTATCTATAAGTTCAAGGATGGCGAGAGCTATGAGGGTGAATATGTGGATGGAGAACGTACAGGGCAGGGGATTTTCCGCTATAAGAACGGTGACCAGTATTCAGGGCATTTCCTTAAAGGAGTCAAGTCCGGATTCGGTACAATGTCATGGCGCAATGGCGACATCTATACTGGTTACTGGGAGAAAGATATGCAGAATGGTCAGGGAAAACTGACCAAGAAAAACAAGGATGTATATGAAGGGCAGTTCAGAAACGGTGTAGTTGAAGGACTTGTAATCATTCACTATGCCGATGGTGGTAAGTTCCGTGGTAGCTATCATAATGGCAAACGCAATGGAACAGCTGTTGAGGAGTCTGCCAGTGGGGTACGTTTTGAAGGAAGCTACCGCGATGACCGCCGTGACGGAAAGTTCATAGAGCGTGACAAGAACGGCAATGTAACTGCAAGCGGTTATTATGAAAACGGCAAACGCTATACAAATTAG
- a CDS encoding DUF4738 domain-containing protein: protein MKQKIIVCISMLLILLAACHNRGTDYQQLHEDKQAKEMLQGLWTNGEGSDPAMLVKGDSIFYPDSASMPVRFWIYQDTLYLQGQNLHGYKIEKQASHLLKFANQNGDEVRLVKSGDKALYSAFNYHVYAMNTFLEQSQDTIIRTDLGYFESKVHVETTSDKVIKSTYNDNGVEVDNMYLDNVALLRLYNHGTPVFAHDFRKQEFQSLIPKDFLSRSILRKMYFTHADAKALYYYVIIGIPDADTTYVIELRVTPNGRMSKKLK, encoded by the coding sequence ATGAAACAGAAGATAATAGTCTGCATATCAATGCTACTGATACTTTTGGCTGCCTGCCATAATCGTGGAACAGATTATCAGCAGTTGCATGAAGACAAGCAGGCAAAGGAAATGTTACAAGGCTTATGGACCAATGGGGAGGGCAGTGACCCAGCCATGTTGGTAAAGGGGGACAGCATCTTCTATCCTGATTCAGCCAGTATGCCTGTGCGTTTCTGGATTTATCAGGACACACTTTATCTACAGGGGCAGAACCTTCATGGATATAAAATAGAGAAACAGGCTTCTCATCTGCTGAAATTTGCCAATCAGAATGGGGACGAAGTAAGGCTGGTGAAGAGTGGTGACAAGGCACTCTATTCTGCTTTCAATTACCATGTCTATGCGATGAACACCTTCCTTGAACAGTCACAGGACACGATTATCCGTACGGACTTAGGCTACTTTGAAAGTAAAGTGCACGTAGAAACAACATCCGACAAAGTTATCAAATCTACCTATAATGATAATGGTGTAGAGGTTGACAACATGTATCTTGATAATGTTGCCTTATTACGATTATACAATCACGGGACACCAGTCTTCGCACACGATTTCCGCAAGCAGGAATTCCAGTCACTTATCCCAAAGGACTTCCTATCCCGCAGTATCCTTCGAAAGATGTACTTTACACATGCTGATGCAAAGGCTCTATATTATTATGTTATCATTGGAATCCCTGATGCCGATACAACATACGTTATTGAATTGAGAGTGACACCAAATGGCAGGATGAGTAAGAAGTTGAAGTGA
- the rfbC gene encoding dTDP-4-dehydrorhamnose 3,5-epimerase has translation MEFIKTKIDGVWIIEPKVFNDARGYFFESFKQAEFDEHIGHHVNFIQDNESKSSYGVLRGLHYQQGDYSQAKLVRVIKGKVVDVAVDLRKSSPTFGKYVMVELSEENKRQFFVPRGFAHGFLVLSDEAIFTYKVDNIYAPQSEASIRWNDETVGINWPIDAKDVILSDKDLNKGLALKDAELFE, from the coding sequence ATGGAGTTCATTAAGACAAAAATTGATGGAGTTTGGATCATAGAGCCCAAGGTTTTTAATGACGCAAGAGGTTATTTCTTTGAGTCATTCAAGCAGGCTGAATTTGACGAACACATTGGGCATCATGTTAATTTTATCCAGGACAACGAGTCAAAGTCAAGCTATGGTGTCCTGCGTGGTCTGCACTATCAGCAAGGTGATTATTCGCAGGCAAAGCTGGTACGGGTAATCAAGGGCAAGGTTGTTGACGTTGCAGTTGATTTGCGCAAGAGTTCTCCGACCTTTGGTAAATATGTAATGGTGGAACTGTCTGAAGAAAACAAGCGGCAGTTCTTTGTCCCACGTGGCTTCGCACATGGCTTCCTTGTACTTTCAGACGAGGCCATCTTCACTTATAAAGTTGACAACATCTATGCTCCACAGAGTGAGGCAAGTATCCGATGGAATGATGAAACTGTAGGCATAAACTGGCCTATTGACGCCAAGGACGTTATTCTTTCAGACAAAGACCTTAATAAAGGTTTGGCATTGAAGGATGCCGAATTGTTTGAATAG
- a CDS encoding FHA domain-containing protein, with protein sequence MKRVRCPKCDNFITFDETKYKSGQRLVFQCPQCSKEFGIRIGVSKLRKTQKEENNAPEGGETESQYGSLHVIENVFHFRQIIPLQMGDNVIGRYMKGNPINCPIETVDPSVDMTHCTITVSQNKKGKLQYVLRDGPSYTGTFVDNEILGDRERRVIKGGTLFTIGATSIILNTPEED encoded by the coding sequence ATGAAGCGTGTTAGATGTCCGAAGTGTGATAACTTTATCACCTTTGATGAAACAAAATATAAGTCGGGACAGCGTCTTGTTTTTCAGTGTCCCCAATGTAGCAAGGAGTTTGGAATCCGCATTGGTGTTTCCAAACTTCGCAAGACCCAGAAAGAAGAGAACAATGCTCCGGAAGGCGGTGAAACAGAAAGTCAATATGGTTCACTTCATGTTATCGAAAACGTTTTTCACTTCCGTCAGATTATCCCCCTGCAAATGGGTGACAACGTTATAGGGCGATACATGAAAGGTAATCCTATCAACTGTCCGATTGAGACTGTTGACCCAAGTGTTGACATGACTCACTGCACCATTACTGTCAGCCAGAATAAGAAAGGCAAGCTGCAGTATGTTTTGCGTGACGGTCCCTCTTATACGGGTACTTTTGTCGATAATGAGATTCTTGGCGACCGTGAACGCCGAGTCATTAAAGGGGGAACACTCTTCACCATCGGTGCAACGAGTATTATTCTTAATACTCCAGAGGAAGACTGA